In the Telopea speciosissima isolate NSW1024214 ecotype Mountain lineage chromosome 2, Tspe_v1, whole genome shotgun sequence genome, one interval contains:
- the LOC122650023 gene encoding uncharacterized protein LOC122650023 isoform X2 — MATKPLTSEAIALTEKKMDMALDDIIKMSKQTNPRVKQQQRVSNKNQKFLNAGSNQGNASKMRRFMDSRSSIRQGVLAQRRSNFQGNQFPMAAEAAKKAAAAPIRPRALGRNRMVNWNKPRIGAAPAQRRVAEGGFAGRKQQQQQLQAKVVPKQRPQTLDSLFANMKEQRMKTLSQQMNARHIGGSQQHQRRRGQFNNYSK, encoded by the exons ATGGCTACAAAACCATTGACCAGTGAGGCAATTGCTCTCACAGAGAAGAAAATGGACATGGCCTTAG ATGATATAATTAAGATGTCCAAGCAAACAAACCCCAGAGTTAAACAGCAGCAGAGGGTTTCT aataaaaaccaaaaattcttGAATGCTGGATCTAACCAAGGGAATGCATCAAAGATGCGCCGTTTTATGGATTCCAGATCCTCCATTAGACAG GGGGTTCTTGCTCAGAGAAGGTCAAATTTCCAAGGTAATCAGTTCCCTATGGCAGCTGAGGCTGCCAAGAAGGCTGCAGCTGCTCCTATTCGTCCCAGAGCTCTTGGCCGTAATAGGATGGTTAACTGGAATAAACCAAG GATTGGAGCAGCCCCAGCTCAGAGGAGGGTTGCTGAAGGAGGTTTTGCTGGGAGGAAG caacaacagcagcagttGCAGGCCAAGGTAGTGCCTAAGCAGAGGCCTCAGACTTTGGACTCTTTGTTTGCAAACATGAAAGAACAGAGGATGAAGACATTGTCTCAACAGATGAATGCACGACATATTGGTGGATCCCAGCAACACCAGCGGCGAAGGGGTCAATTTAACAATTATTCCAAATAA
- the LOC122650023 gene encoding uncharacterized protein LOC122650023 isoform X1: MATKPLTSEAIALTEKKMDMALDDIIKMSKQTNPRVKQQQRVSNKNQKFLNAGSNQGNASKMRRFMDSRSSIRQGVLAQRRSNFQGNQFPMAAEAAKKAAAAPIRPRALGRNRMVNWNKPRIGAAPAQRRVAEGGFAGRKQQQQQQLQAKVVPKQRPQTLDSLFANMKEQRMKTLSQQMNARHIGGSQQHQRRRGQFNNYSK; this comes from the exons ATGGCTACAAAACCATTGACCAGTGAGGCAATTGCTCTCACAGAGAAGAAAATGGACATGGCCTTAG ATGATATAATTAAGATGTCCAAGCAAACAAACCCCAGAGTTAAACAGCAGCAGAGGGTTTCT aataaaaaccaaaaattcttGAATGCTGGATCTAACCAAGGGAATGCATCAAAGATGCGCCGTTTTATGGATTCCAGATCCTCCATTAGACAG GGGGTTCTTGCTCAGAGAAGGTCAAATTTCCAAGGTAATCAGTTCCCTATGGCAGCTGAGGCTGCCAAGAAGGCTGCAGCTGCTCCTATTCGTCCCAGAGCTCTTGGCCGTAATAGGATGGTTAACTGGAATAAACCAAG GATTGGAGCAGCCCCAGCTCAGAGGAGGGTTGCTGAAGGAGGTTTTGCTGGGAGGAAG caacaacaacagcagcagttGCAGGCCAAGGTAGTGCCTAAGCAGAGGCCTCAGACTTTGGACTCTTTGTTTGCAAACATGAAAGAACAGAGGATGAAGACATTGTCTCAACAGATGAATGCACGACATATTGGTGGATCCCAGCAACACCAGCGGCGAAGGGGTCAATTTAACAATTATTCCAAATAA
- the LOC122650023 gene encoding uncharacterized protein LOC122650023 isoform X3: MATKPLTSEAIALTEKKMDMALDDIIKMSKQTNPRVKQQQRVSNKNQKFLNAGSNQGNASKMRRFMDSRSSIRQGVLAQRRSNFQGNQFPMAAEAAKKAAAAPIRPRALGRNRMVNWNKPRIGAAPAQRRVAEGGFAGKQQQQQQLQAKVVPKQRPQTLDSLFANMKEQRMKTLSQQMNARHIGGSQQHQRRRGQFNNYSK; encoded by the exons ATGGCTACAAAACCATTGACCAGTGAGGCAATTGCTCTCACAGAGAAGAAAATGGACATGGCCTTAG ATGATATAATTAAGATGTCCAAGCAAACAAACCCCAGAGTTAAACAGCAGCAGAGGGTTTCT aataaaaaccaaaaattcttGAATGCTGGATCTAACCAAGGGAATGCATCAAAGATGCGCCGTTTTATGGATTCCAGATCCTCCATTAGACAG GGGGTTCTTGCTCAGAGAAGGTCAAATTTCCAAGGTAATCAGTTCCCTATGGCAGCTGAGGCTGCCAAGAAGGCTGCAGCTGCTCCTATTCGTCCCAGAGCTCTTGGCCGTAATAGGATGGTTAACTGGAATAAACCAAG GATTGGAGCAGCCCCAGCTCAGAGGAGGGTTGCTGAAGGAGGTTTTGCTGGGA agcaacaacaacagcagcagttGCAGGCCAAGGTAGTGCCTAAGCAGAGGCCTCAGACTTTGGACTCTTTGTTTGCAAACATGAAAGAACAGAGGATGAAGACATTGTCTCAACAGATGAATGCACGACATATTGGTGGATCCCAGCAACACCAGCGGCGAAGGGGTCAATTTAACAATTATTCCAAATAA
- the LOC122650021 gene encoding protein BOBBER 1-like isoform X2, with the protein MAIISDIEEDQESQNPSTSSSPSDSTPGPYDEVLKPILDKLGTLGLVETVMDFVRRKSDLFKDESVEKKISAILSSLKEKDTEERKKRAEASVLKDAGKAEKRLKEVEKKANSKEKEPVQELKAETKAEENGKREPNKGNGMDFENYSWTQTLQEVTVTVPVPPGTKSRFVSCEIKKNHLKVGLKGQPPIIEGDLYQSVKVDDCFWSIEDSKSISVLLTKQKQMDWWKCLVKGEPEIDTQKVEPENSKLSDLDPETRQTVEKMMFDQRQKSMGLPSSDEMQKQEILKKFMSEHPEMDFSGAKIA; encoded by the exons ATGGCGATCATATCCGACATCGAAGAAGACCAAGAATCGCAAAACCCTTCAacctcttcttccccttcagaTTCAACTCCAGGTCCCTACGATGAAGTCCTGAAACCGATCCTCGATAAACTAGGCACTCTTGGTCTAGTGGAGACAGTGATGGACTTCGTTCGTCGGAAATCGGATCTGTTCAAGGACGAATCTGTAGAGAAGAAGATTTCAgccattctttcttctttgaaaGAGAAGGATacggaggagaggaagaagagggcaGAGGCGAGTGTATTGAAGGATGCTGGAAAGGCGGAGAAGCGTTTGAAAGAGGTGGAAAAGAAAGCCAACTCTAAAGAGAAAGAACCAGTACAGGAGTTGAAGGCCGAGACCAAAGCTGAGGAGAACGGAAAGCGAG AACCAAACAAGGGAAATGGCATGGATTTCGAGAATTATTCCTGGACACAAACCTTACAAGAGGTCACAGTCACTGTTCCAGTTCCTCCTGGAACCAAATCAAGATTTGTTTCTTGTGAGATAAAGAAGAACCACCTGAAGGTTGGACTTAAGGGCCAACCTCCCATAATTGAG GGAGACCTTTACCAATCTGTTAAGGTTGACGACTGTTTTTGGAGTATAG AGGATTCAAAGTCTATTTCTGTCCTTTTGACAAAGCAAAAGCAGATGGATTGGTGGAAGTGTTTGGTGAAAGGCGAACCTGAAATTGATACTCAGAAAGTGGAGCCTGAGAACAGCAAGCTATCTGACCTGGACCCTGAGACTCGACAAACCGTGGAAAAGATGATG TTCGATCAACGACAGAAATCCATGGGTCTTCCTTCAAGCGATGAGATGCAGAAGCAAGAGATTCTCAAGAAATTCATGTCTGAG catccagagatggacttcTCAGGGGCCAAGATAGCATAG
- the LOC122650020 gene encoding pentatricopeptide repeat-containing protein At1g55890, mitochondrial-like: MSSFTRLLYRSFCTSPATTSPSSTSLNTLLQGVVKERSFKKLVEKFKKSSETYRFRCRPRVYEITVRRLADAKKFQYIEEILEEQKKYSDISKEGFAVRIISLYGKSGMFDHASKTFDQLPELKCPRTVMAFNALLTASIDCKNFDEADRIFRELQPSLSISPNNFTYNIMIRAFCEMGRFDSALRMLDEMEKNGVEPNMITFNTLLKALYEGDRFSDGEKIWAKMENTTCVPDNKSFNAKLEGLIRGGKTLEAVELVKELRSRGLKPDMYSFNSLIKGFCNEGDLEEAMRIYDDLANNDCTPNRTTIQTIVPFLCKKGDFDLAFSLCKDSLSRHCLLDAGVLQAVVDGLVKESKLDEAKELVNLGREKRYSRSFLKLPTGAEDAAEDAK, translated from the coding sequence ATGTCTTCTTTCACTCGCCTTCTCTACCGGAGTTTCTGTACTTCACCTGCCACCACTAGCCCATCTTCAACTTCTCTCAACACCCTCCTTCAAGGCGTCGTCAAGGAACGGAGCTTCAAAAAACTCGTCGAGAAGTTCAAAAAATCCTCCGAAACCTACCGATTCCGCTGCAGGCCCCGCGTCTACGAGATCACTGTTCGTCGACTCGCCGATGCGAAAAAGTTCCAGTATATCGAAGAGATCCTCGAAGAACAGAAGAAGTACAGTGACATTTCTAAAGAAGGCTTCGCTGTTCGTATCATCTCTCTGTATGGGAAATCGGGTATGTTTGATCATGCCTCCAAGACGTTCGACCAATTGCCTGAACTAAAATGCCCACGAACAGTGATGGCTTTCAATGCCCTTCTCACTGCTTCCATCGATTGCAAGAACTTCGATGAGGCCGATCGGATTTTTCGTGAGCTCCAGCCGAGCTTATCTATTAGCCCAAATAATTTCACTTACAATATCATGATCCGTGCTTTCTGTGAGATGGGTCGGTTCGATTCTGCACTTAGAATGCTagatgagatggagaagaatgggGTGGAGCCGAATATGATTACTTTTAATACGCTTTTGAAAGCGTTATATGAAGGTGATAGGTTCTCTGACGGGGAAAAGATCTGGGCGAAAATGGAGAACACCACTTGCGTTCCGGATAATAAAAGTTTTAATGCGAAGTTGGAGGGACTGATTCGCGGGGGAAAGACGTTGGAGGCGGTTGAGCTAGTTAAGGAATTAAGGTCCAGGGGATTGAAACCTGATATGTATAGTTTTAATTCTTTGATTAAAGGGTTTTGCAACGAGGGGGATTTAGAGGAAGCTATGAGAATTTATGATGATTTAGCCAATAATGACTGCACCCCAAATCGAACGACTATTCAGACGATCGTACCTTTCCTTTGCAAGAAGGGGGACTTCGATCTGGCTTTTAGCCTTTGCAAGGATAGTCTCAGCCGTCATTGCTTGCTGGATGCAGGGGTCTTGCAAGCTGTAGTGGATGGATTGGTGAAGGAGTCAAAGCTTGATGAAGCGAAAGAGCTTGTGAATCTTGGGAGGGAAAAAAGATACAGCCGCTCTTTCTTGAAACTACCTACTGGTGCAGAAGATGCTGCAGAAGATGCAAAATGA
- the LOC122650021 gene encoding protein BOBBER 1-like isoform X1 — protein sequence MAIISDIEEDQESQNPSTSSSPSDSTPGPYDEVLKPILDKLGTLGLVETVMDFVRRKSDLFKDESVEKKISAILSSLKEKDTEERKKRAEASVLKDAGKAEKRLKEVEKKANSKEKEPVQELKAETKAEENGKREPNKGNGMDFENYSWTQTLQEVTVTVPVPPGTKSRFVSCEIKKNHLKVGLKGQPPIIEGDLYQSVKVDDCFWSIEDSKSISVLLTKQKQMDWWKCLVKGEPEIDTQKVEPENSKLSDLDPETRQTVEKMMFDQRQKSMGLPSSDEMQKQEILKKFMSEHPEMDFSGAKIA from the exons ATGGCGATCATATCCGACATCGAAGAAGACCAAGAATCGCAAAACCCTTCAacctcttcttccccttcagaTTCAACTCCAGGTCCCTACGATGAAGTCCTGAAACCGATCCTCGATAAACTAGGCACTCTTGGTCTAGTGGAGACAGTGATGGACTTCGTTCGTCGGAAATCGGATCTGTTCAAGGACGAATCTGTAGAGAAGAAGATTTCAgccattctttcttctttgaaaGAGAAGGATacggaggagaggaagaagagggcaGAGGCGAGTGTATTGAAGGATGCTGGAAAGGCGGAGAAGCGTTTGAAAGAGGTGGAAAAGAAAGCCAACTCTAAAGAGAAAGAACCAGTACAGGAGTTGAAGGCCGAGACCAAAGCTGAGGAGAACGGAAAGCGAG AACCAAACAAGGGAAATGGCATGGATTTCGAGAATTATTCCTGGACACAAACCTTACAAGAGGTCACAGTCACTGTTCCAGTTCCTCCTGGAACCAAATCAAGATTTGTTTCTTGTGAGATAAAGAAGAACCACCTGAAGGTTGGACTTAAGGGCCAACCTCCCATAATTGAG GGAGACCTTTACCAATCTGTTAAGGTTGACGACTGTTTTTGGAGTATAG AGGATTCAAAGTCTATTTCTGTCCTTTTGACAAAGCAAAAGCAGATGGATTGGTGGAAGTGTTTGGTGAAAGGCGAACCTGAAATTGATACTCAGAAAGTGGAGCCTGAGAACAGCAAGCTATCTGACCTGGACCCTGAGACTCGACAAACCGTGGAAAAGATGATG TTCGATCAACGACAGAAATCCATGGGTCTTCCTTCAAGCGATGAGATGCAGAAGCAAGAGATTCTCAAGAAATTCATGTCTGAG catccagagatggacttcTCAGGG gcCAAGATAGCATAG